The following proteins are encoded in a genomic region of Sesamum indicum cultivar Zhongzhi No. 13 linkage group LG8, S_indicum_v1.0, whole genome shotgun sequence:
- the LOC105169677 gene encoding chromatin remodeling protein SHL isoform X2, with translation MAKAKPGRRTLDSYAVKHISKTIRPGDCVLMRPSDSSKPSYVARVEKIEADSRGANVRVHVRWYYRPEESIGGRRQFHGSKEVFLSDHSDIQSADTIEGKCTVHSFKSYTKLDAVGNDDFFCRFEYNSSTGAFNPDRVAVYCKCEMPYNPDDLMVQCEGCSDWFHPNCIDMTAEEAKRLDHFYCHNCSSEDQKKLHNSHVSTRHADAKVETKRRRR, from the exons ATGGCCAAAGCTAAACCTGGCCGCCGTACTCTTGATTCCTACGCCGTGAAGCATATTAGCAAAACCATCCGCC CCGGAGACTGCGTTTTGATGAGACCTTCGGACTCGTCGAAGCCGTCGTACGTGGCGCGTGTGGAGAAGATCGAGGCGGACAGCCGAGGCGCGAACGTTAGGGTCCACGTGAGGTGGTATTACCGGCCAGAAGAGTCGATCGGCGGCCGCCGGCAGTTCCACGGCTCAAAGGAGGTCTTTTTGTCCGATCATTCTGATATTCAGAGTGCTGATACGATAGAGGGGAAGTGTACGGTGCACAGCTTCAAAAGCTACACTAAGCTCGATGCCGTCGGGAACGACGACTTTTTCTGTCGCTTTGAGTACAATTCTTCTACTGGTGCCTTCAATCCTGATAGAGTCGCCGT GTACTGTAAATGTGAGATGCCTTATAATCCTGATGATCTTATGGTTCAATGTGAAGGATGCAGTGACTG GTTTCATCCAAATTGTATAGACATGACCGCCGAGGAAGCGAAAAGACTAGATCACTTTTACTGTCATAATTGTTCCTCTGAGGATCAGAAGAAATTACACAATTCTCATGTTTCTACTAGACATGCCGATGCCAAG GTGGAAACAAAACGCCGTCGCAGGTGA
- the LOC105169677 gene encoding chromatin remodeling protein SHL isoform X1, translating into MIVAPVLSIYLYMLYICLNWYPGARYVCFCGYVVGMFGLLFVRTAGDCVLMRPSDSSKPSYVARVEKIEADSRGANVRVHVRWYYRPEESIGGRRQFHGSKEVFLSDHSDIQSADTIEGKCTVHSFKSYTKLDAVGNDDFFCRFEYNSSTGAFNPDRVAVYCKCEMPYNPDDLMVQCEGCSDWFHPNCIDMTAEEAKRLDHFYCHNCSSEDQKKLHNSHVSTRHADAKVETKRRRR; encoded by the exons ATGATTGTAGCTCCTGTGCTGTCAATCTACTTGTATATGTTGTATATTTGCTTGAATTGGTATCCGGGAGCTAGGTATGTATGCTTTTGTGGTTATGTTGTTGGTATGTTCGGCTTATTGTTTGTTCGTACAGCCGGAGACTGCGTTTTGATGAGACCTTCGGACTCGTCGAAGCCGTCGTACGTGGCGCGTGTGGAGAAGATCGAGGCGGACAGCCGAGGCGCGAACGTTAGGGTCCACGTGAGGTGGTATTACCGGCCAGAAGAGTCGATCGGCGGCCGCCGGCAGTTCCACGGCTCAAAGGAGGTCTTTTTGTCCGATCATTCTGATATTCAGAGTGCTGATACGATAGAGGGGAAGTGTACGGTGCACAGCTTCAAAAGCTACACTAAGCTCGATGCCGTCGGGAACGACGACTTTTTCTGTCGCTTTGAGTACAATTCTTCTACTGGTGCCTTCAATCCTGATAGAGTCGCCGT GTACTGTAAATGTGAGATGCCTTATAATCCTGATGATCTTATGGTTCAATGTGAAGGATGCAGTGACTG GTTTCATCCAAATTGTATAGACATGACCGCCGAGGAAGCGAAAAGACTAGATCACTTTTACTGTCATAATTGTTCCTCTGAGGATCAGAAGAAATTACACAATTCTCATGTTTCTACTAGACATGCCGATGCCAAG GTGGAAACAAAACGCCGTCGCAGGTGA
- the LOC105169677 gene encoding chromatin remodeling protein SHL isoform X3, whose translation MIVAPVLSIYLYMLYICLNWYPGARYVCFCGYVVGMFGLLFVRTAGDCVLMRPSDSSKPSYVARVEKIEADSRGANVRVHVRWYYRPEESIGGRRQFHGSKEVFLSDHSDIQSADTIEGKCTVHSFKSYTKLDAVGNDDFFCRFEYNSSTGAFNPDRVAVYCKCEMPYNPDDLMVQCEGCSDCMLGFCA comes from the exons ATGATTGTAGCTCCTGTGCTGTCAATCTACTTGTATATGTTGTATATTTGCTTGAATTGGTATCCGGGAGCTAGGTATGTATGCTTTTGTGGTTATGTTGTTGGTATGTTCGGCTTATTGTTTGTTCGTACAGCCGGAGACTGCGTTTTGATGAGACCTTCGGACTCGTCGAAGCCGTCGTACGTGGCGCGTGTGGAGAAGATCGAGGCGGACAGCCGAGGCGCGAACGTTAGGGTCCACGTGAGGTGGTATTACCGGCCAGAAGAGTCGATCGGCGGCCGCCGGCAGTTCCACGGCTCAAAGGAGGTCTTTTTGTCCGATCATTCTGATATTCAGAGTGCTGATACGATAGAGGGGAAGTGTACGGTGCACAGCTTCAAAAGCTACACTAAGCTCGATGCCGTCGGGAACGACGACTTTTTCTGTCGCTTTGAGTACAATTCTTCTACTGGTGCCTTCAATCCTGATAGAGTCGCCGT GTACTGTAAATGTGAGATGCCTTATAATCCTGATGATCTTATGGTTCAATGTGAAGGATGCAGTGACTG CATGCTTGGCTTCTGTGCATGA
- the LOC105169678 gene encoding WD repeat-containing protein 13 codes for MVDPAVNSISPGKDDLESKNDEKKKEGEHLDPEFFSCLLQPSSPDSDPNYIGIRRVLLYRKAQAGVLRRKDWRCNGKGYVAYRNYLNRLRNGDSLQTPSRPSTPGQSGRWVPSPSPLSPNFEADSWSTSRDVRSSTRALSHRTSFSSNASDIEYPRKKGEFAYSFVGMHCIFDQCKTMVTVIKFGHMSSDLLAYGASDGSLTVCTVSTQPSILHKLTGHTKDVTDFDFSTNNQYIASSSLDKTLRVWDILKGLCMRVIYGVSSQLCIRFHPVNNNFLSVGNGNKEIMVFNFSTGRAIQKSKFDSEVTAMDHDHTGQLIFCGDSQGCVYTVSMNSHTGAVSRCHRTKSKHKSPVTTVQYRTFSLLAGGPVLLTLNRDGSLSFFSVTLEVQGYLTLRCALKLAPRLHNIRASFCPLLSLEKGEYIVAGSEDTNVYFYDLTKPRHTCVNKLQGHSYPVIGIAWNHGENLLASSDFGGTVIVWNRAKTN; via the exons ATGGTCGATCCTGCAGTCAACAGTATCTCGCCGGGAAAGGACGATCTGGAAtcgaaaaatgatgaaaagaaaaaagaaggcGAGCATTTAGATCCAGAATTCTTCAGCTGTTTGCTTCAGCCTTCGTCGCCAGATTCCGATCCCAATTACATCGGAATCCGCCGCGTTCTCCTCTACCGCAAGGCTCAGGCCGGCGTTCTCCGCCGCAAG GACTGGAGATGTAATGGAAAAGGTTACGTGGCCTACCGAAATTACTTAAACAGGCTGAGAAATGGGGACAGTTTACAGACACCAAGCCGCCCAAGCACTCCCGGGCAGAG TGGACGATGGGTACCATCTCCAAGTCCACTCTCCCCAAACTTCGAGGCAGACAGCTGGAGTACAAGCAGG GACGTAAGAAGTTCTACCCGGGCACTGAGCCACCGCACAAGTTTCAGTTCTAATGCAAGTGATATTGAGTACCCACGCAAAAAGGGTGAATTTGCATATTCATTTGTGGGGATGCACTGCATTTTTGACCAATGCAAGACCATGG TTACGGTCATAAAGTTTGGGCACATGAGTTCGGATCTGCTTGCTTACGGAGCATCAGATGGAAGCTTGACTGTTTGCACTGTCTCTACACAACCATCAATCCTGCATAAGTTAACAGGGCATACAAAAGATGTCACAG ATTTTGATTTCTCCACAAACAATCAGTACATTGCATCTTCGTCACTTGACAAGACGCTACGAGTATGGGATATCTTAAAAGGCCTTTGCATGAGGGTGATTTATGGTGTCTCTTCACAACTTTGCATTCGCTTTCATCCT GTGAACAACAATTTCCTTTCAGTTGGCAACGGAAATAAAGAGATAATG gttttcaattttagtactGGCAGAGCTATCCAAAAGTCAAAGTTTGATAGTGAAGTGACGGCTATGGACCATGACCACACTGGTCAACTAATATTCTGTGGTGATTCTCAG GGATGTGTATACACAGTTAGTATGAACTCACACACTGGTGCCGTATCTCGTTGCCATCGAACtaaatccaaacacaaatCTCCAGTCACTACCGTGCAGTACAGAACCTTTTCTTTGCTGGCAGGGGGGCCAGTGTTGCTGACTCTCAATCGAGATGGAAGTTTGTCTTTCTTCAG TGTTACTTTGGAGGTACAAGGTTATTTGACACTTCGTTGTGCACTCAAATTGGCGCCGCGTTTGCATAACATCCGTGCCTCTTTCTGCCCTTTGCTTTCCCTTGAGAAAGGAGAATACATAG TTGCTGGGAGTGAGGATACAAATGTCTACTTCTACGACTTAACAAAGCCAAGGCATACATGTGTAAACAAGTTGCAG GGTCATAGCTATCCAGTCATAGGCATCGCTTGGAACCACGGCGAGAACTTGTTGGCTTCTTCTGATTTTGGTGGCACTGTCATTGTATGGAACAGAGCGAAGACAAATTAA
- the LOC105169679 gene encoding purple acid phosphatase 2: MGASGATLVLAVVAAAVLNAAVLCSGGFTSSFVRKVEKTVDMPLDSDVFEVPPGYNAPQQVHITQGDHIGKAVIVSWVTVDEPGSNTVLYWAANSKLKNKAKGTLTKYKFYNYTSGYIHHCTIKNLEYDTKYYYEVGIGHTRRTFWFTTPPAVGPDVPYTFGLIGDLGQSYDSNRTLTHYERNPAKGQTVLFVGDLSYADNYPNHDNVRWDTWGRFVERSVAYQPWIWTAGNHEIDFAPEIGETKPFKPYTHRYRVPYKASDSSAPFWYSIKRASAYIIVLSSYSAYGKYTPQYKWLEEELPKVNRSETPWLIVLMHSPWYNSYNYHYMEGETMRVMYEPWFVQYKVDVVFAGHVHAYERSERVSNIAYNIVNGICTPVSDQSAPVYITIGDGGNLEGLANNMSEPQPKYSAFREASFGHATLAIKNRTHAYYSWHRNQDGYAVQADSMWFFNRFWHPIDDSTTAQS; the protein is encoded by the exons ATGGGTGCATCAGGAGCAACGTTGGTGCTGGCTGTTGTAGCAGCTGCCGTACTAAATGCTGCAGTTTTGTGCAGTGGAGGATTCACGAGTAGTTTTGTGAGGAAAGTTGAGAAGACTGTTGATATGCCTCTTGATAGTGATGTCTTCGAGGTGCCTCCCGGCTACAATGCGCCTCAACAG GTACATATAACTCAAGGAGATCACATAGGAAAAGCAGTGATTGTGTCATGGGTCACCGTAGATGAGCCAGGTTCAAACACTGTTCTGTATTGGGCTGCTAACAGTAAGCTCAAGAATAAGGCAAAGGGGACTCTAACCaagtacaaattttacaattacACTTCCGGCTACATCCATCATTGCACTATCAAGAATTTGGAG TATGACACTAAATATTACTACGAGGTAGGAATCGGGCACACGAGAAGGACGTTCTGGTTCACTACACCTCCAGCAGTTGGCCCTGATGTTCCATACACTTTTGGTCTTATAg GGGATTTAGGCCAGAGTTATGACTCAAACAGGACACTTACACATTACGAGCGAAATCCGGCCAAGGGACAGACCGTGTTATTTGTTGGAGACCTTTCTTATGCCGACAACTACCCTAATCATGATAATGTAAGATGGGATACGTGGGGAAGGTTTGTAGAGAGAAGTGTGGCTTATCAACCTTGGATTTGGACTGCTGGAAATCATGAAATTGATTTTGCTCCCGAAATT GGTGAAACGAAACCCTTCAAGCCTTATACGCACCGTTACCGTGTACCTTACAAAGCCTCTGACAGTTCTGCTCCTTTCTGGTACTCTATCAAGAGAGCTTCAGCGTACATCATAGTTTTGTCTTCATACTCGGCATACG GCAAATACACTCCTCAATATAAGTGGCTTGAAGAAGAGCTGCCAAAAGTTAACAGGTCTGAGACACCATGGCTGATTGTTCTTATGCATTCTCCATGGTACAATAGCTACAACTATCACTACATGGAAGGTGAAACCATGCGGGTTATGTACGAGCCGTGGTTTGTCCAGTACAAGGTCGATGTAGTATTTGCAGGCCATGTTCACGCATATGAGCGATCG GAACGTGTGTCTAACATTGCCTACAATATTGTCAATGGAATTTGTACTCCAGTGAGTGACCAGTCCGCCCCTGTTTATATAACCATTGGAGATGGAGGAAATCTTGAAGGCCTAGCAAACAA CATGTCAGAGCCACAGCCTAAGTACTCAGCTTTCCGGGAGGCCAGCTTCGGCCATGCAACGTTAGCTATCAAGAACAGGACCCATGCTTACTACAGTTGGCACCGTAACCAGGATGGATATGCCGTACAAGCTGATTCCATGTGGTTTTTCAACAGATTCTGGCATCCCATTGATGATTCTACAACTGCTCAATCTTGA